The following is a genomic window from Amphiura filiformis chromosome 4, Afil_fr2py, whole genome shotgun sequence.
ctaattaactcttttttgtgacattagggttcccttctacaccttgaagttgaaaaagattttaaaataattttgtaagggtgccctaggggttaaaaatagcctgaccaaagttaccccgcctttggggcaactttggtcacagtattacattccatgaaggaaaaaaatcaaacaaaattgatcttcgctgtatatgggcaagttgttgttttttgtgacatttgacaccttacaaaattaatcaagcacaaatccttgctcacaaatatcgatttttattttttctgaaaaaaatgtaaaaaaatgctaatttttggtcaaaaatcccgcttttttcgtaaatttcaaggaaattagacATGGGCGACTactatttcttccaaacatatttctaacaaattgacaccaaatatgactaaaaacaatattgctgtacgaaaatatgaccatttaaaaaataaaattgaccgcccaaagttaccccattttacggtacctgcagcagtagatgtgagcattgataaacctcatacagtagatgtaagtatTGATAAACTGCTTaataatcagcagtagatgtgagcattgataaactacctgatattagcagtagatgtgagcattgataaactaactgatatcggcagtagatgtgagcattgataaactacctgatatcagcagtagatgtgagcattgataaactacccgatatcagcagtagatatgaggattgataaattatttaatatcagcagtagatgtgagcattgataaactacctcatatcagcagtagttgtGAGCATTTATAAACTAACACTAAATGATATCAGGAGTTGATAAAGTATCTGACatcggcagtagatgtgagcattgataaacctcTTGCAGTAGATGTAAGTATTGATAAACTGCTTAATATTAGCAGTAGTTGTGAGTACATGTATTGATAAACCTTATGCAGCAGTagatgagcattgataaactaccgtaaaatggggtaactttgggcacttttcagagtttttaaaccactgcttccaaagaaaaccaattatatttctaattaactcttttttgtgacattagggttcccttctacaccttgaagttgaaaaagattttaaaataattttgtaagggtgccctaggggttaaaaatagcctgaccaaagttaccccgcctttggggcaactttggtcacagtattacattccatgaaggaaaaaaatcaaacaaaattgatcttcgctgtatatgggcaagttgtttttttttgtgacatttgacaccttacaaaattaatcaagcacaaatcattgctcacaaatatcgatttttattttttctgaaaaaaatgcttttttttcgtaaatttcaaggaaattagacATGGGCGACTactatttcttccaaacatatttcttaacaaattgacaccaaatatgactaaaaacaatattgctgtacgaaaatatgaccatttaaaaaaaaatttgaccgcccaaagttaccccattttacggtacctgcagcagtagatgtgagcattgataaacctcatacagtagatgtaagtatTGATAAACTGCTTaataatcagcagtagatgtgagcattgataaactacctgatattagcagtagatatgagcattgataaactaactgatatcggcagtagatgtgagcattgataaactacctgatatcagcagtagatgtgagcattgataaactacccgatatcagcagtagatatgaggattgataaattatttaatatcagcagtagatgtgagcattggtaaactacctgatatcagcagtagatgtgagcattggtaaactacctgatatcaacagtaggtgcaggtattgataaaatatttgttatcagcagtagatgtgagcattgataaacgaTCTGATATCGgctgtagatgtgagcattgataaactacgtgatatcagcagtagatatgatatttttcaaactacctgatgtcagcagtagatgctggcattgataaattacttaatattagcagtagatgtgagctttGATAAACtacttaatatcagcagtagatgtgagctttgataaactacttgatatcagcagtagatgtgagctttgataaactacttgatatcagcagtagatgtgagctttgataaactacttgatatcagcagtaggtgtgagctttgataaactacctgatatcggcagtagatgtgagcattgataaactacctgatatcagcagtagatgctggcattgataaattacttaatattagcagtagatgtgagctttGATAAACtacttaatatcagcagtagatgtgagctttgataaactacttgatatcagcagtagatgtgagcattgataaactacctgatattagcagtagatgtgagcattgataaactaactgatatcggcagtagatgtgagcattgataaactacctgatatcagcagtagatgtgagcattgataaactacccgatatcagcagtagatatgaggattgataaattatttaatatcagcagtagatgtgagcattggtaaactacctgatatcagcagtaggtgcaggtattgataaaatatttgttatcagcagtagatgtgagcattgataaacgatctgatatcggcagtagatgtgagcattgataaactacgtgatatcagcagtagatatgatatttttcaaactacctgatgtcagcagtagatgctggcattgataaattacttaatattagcagtagatgtgagctttGATAAACtacttaatatcagcagtagatgtgagctttgataaactacttgatatcagcagtagatgtgagctttgataaactacttgatatcagcagtagatgtgagctttgataaactacttgatatcagcagtaggtgtgagctttgataaactacctgatatcggcagtagatgtgagcattgataaactacctgatatcagcagtagatgctggcattgataaattacttaatattagcagtagatgtgagctttGATAAACtacttaatatcagcagtagatgtgagctttgataaactacttgatattagcagatgtgagcattgataaattatttgatatcagcagttgTTCGCATCGATAAACTGCCTGATATCAaaagtagatgtgagcattgataaactacctgatatgagCAGTAGAtgtgaccattgataaactacctcatatcagcagtagatgtgagcattgataaactacctgatatgagCAGTAGAtgtgaccattgataaactacctcatatcagcagtagatgtgagcattgataaactacctgatatgagcagtagatgtgagcattgataaactacccgatatcagcagtagatgtgagcattgataaactacggtACCTCATATCACCATAGTATAGTTAGTGCCAGCAATAAATATGAGCATCTAATCAGAGGACAtacttgatatcagcagatgTGATGATATCAGTAGTATCTGTAagctagtccgacgagtaggacctttttttctaagttaccagactcaTTTcgcactatgatcactatctcacatggcacaagaaagacgaatcgcgaaagtccagtgaccgcgccgccgtTTTCGGGaggcggttagtggatttttgtggttaatctttcttgagcgatcagagttcgGGTATAGTtggtaaagtaaaaaaaaaacaggtcctactcgtcggactactgTAAGCATACATTGATAAATTACCCAATTATTAGCAGCAGATTTTGAgcattaaaataaaaagcataaatTAAACTTTATAGAGCGTGACACTGATGAACTATACTTGATATGAAAAACATAATCATTTATACCCGTTAGTAGTAaatctcttcacgcgggtgtcgactgcagacgacaagttaaaaaaaaaattttaattaaaaaatttcagaaatgtaaattttcatgaccatatttggaatcagcatgaaaaatgcattaaaatgagtacaaacaagcctagtattgattcagtagttcttaagatagctcttgatattttgagaaaatatttcaaaactttccaTTGAAGCgcgtggctagcacgcagagcattaaatgagAATAGCATCTTGTTACTAGGTATTTTGCAAgttgtatatacttacaaaaagaagaaaatatagaGGTCCTGATAAAATTATTCTGGCTGCTACATCATCAAAACTAAGTAGCCTGTCGAAAAGTTAATAATTGTAGTATTGACTGTTAATGCATCATATATATTAAATGGCGAATTCTGAAGTCAGATGTTACAAAATGTCAATAACAAAGCATCGAAaaggtattatcatgattatactcgTAATAAAGATACTAGTAATAAGAGATGAGGAGAGAAGTTGCATGTAAGATGGAGGAAGGAAAGACGGAAGTGAGGGTAAGACAAATTAAAaactagagagagagagagctaaCAATATTTACCCCTGATTACATATCAGTTGTTGTACAGCCCAAACTGCGACTATTAGACCAGGTACACCTGCAGAATAAAGTTTAAAATCAAGATTATAAGTTATACCTAAAAACAGGTATCATGTTGTTGTTGCTCATATTTGTGTTGCTGCTGCGCTGCAGTTACTGTCATTGTTTTGGTGATGATGTTGTTACTGCTTCTGATGTTgcagttttttattgttttggtgGTGTTGTTGGTGTTCCTGCGGCTGCTGTTGCAATTAATGTCATTAttttggtgatggtgatggtgttgttgttgttgttattcttGTTATTGTTCTTGTTACTGTACTGCAGCCACTGATCAGCTAGGCCATAAATTACACATTTCAAACTTACCCCATCCTAGCAGGAAAAGCTTTAACCGCATCCATGAAACTTGTTTGAGTCTCAGATGTAAAATTAATCCAAGTAATAAATACAACCCTTCTGTAAACATCCAAAATACGTTTGTTGCTTGAGTATAGGCAGTACTGATGTAGATTAGCTTGATACCTGGCTGTAAAATGAGAGActacaataaataaatacaacgcaaataataacccagcaaacacaaaacgttttcgatatcattcgcaaaaggttataaaaaggttgttagaaaacgtcgggttatagaaagggtatataaaggtataaaacgatttcataacattaaaaaaacattttgtgaaaacctactgcaaatattttaacataatgtcatttaagtgctgacaaaatatttggcaaaaaatgtttgcaaaaatagttttcaataatattttgaacacatttttcatatacaaaacgtttttaaacgttttcatgatctttatataacccgacatttaatgttattaaaacgttttgcctaaaacaaaacccaaaatataacgtgtttaaaacattttaaaaacgtttttatgtttgctgggtaaagaGCGTAAGTAGATAGATTCTCTCGACCTGAATTCATAgtaagttatagtatttctacgATTACGTCGTTGGTTATCACCAATGCAGCCGGTCCCTGTATGAGTGGCAGAGCTTTCGTCTGAGATGTGtctctctgacttcatcaggactaaatgaacatgatgaagtcatGACGCAAGCTTGACCACTTACACAGGGACCGGCCGACATAATGgtaaaaatgtttacatttttgttTATTGTCCTTTAAATTTAGTATTATTATAATGTGGCATTTATtagtatgaacatgatgaatgatgTCGATATTCACTGAGAAGGTACTTTTGGATGAATTCACTGACCACTATACAGCCCAAGACACTATGCAAAACATTTAGCAAcaagttaataatatttattgataACAACCTTGAGACAGTTTTGATGATAATCTCATTTGAAAATGGAAACAAAAAATTGTTGGGGTAATGCCGTAAAAACAATAAACATCacgtgttttttattattattattttataacattcggccgaagccaggctaagcccaatagtgcgCAGAGGcgactaaattcaagggatgccatccggatatgatgggacagggatatgagGTCCGAATTTAGTTTGGGGTTCAAAATAATAACCAAAGTTTATAACATGCCTATCGTGATGGTCGTAATTAAAAGCCTGGGTCAAAGGCAGATACCACAATAACGTGGTTTAACTTTTAATTTAAGGAGGTTGTGAAGAGTCTTTAATTTACCTGAGTTAAAAGTCGCTGTTGTTTTATATACACGGTAATAACTGCCGTATAGGTTAATGTTACTGTATCCCGTAAAATGAAAGACATCATAAAATTCCAGTGAATCCAGTGACGTTTACTTTCACGCATAATTTCAGGAATGTTTCTGCGGAAAATGAAACACATAATTTGCAGTTAGTACATCGAGAAGGTACACATCCTCAAACACGTTAGCTTGACAAGCCGTGCACGCCGTCAGCGGGCACGCCTGACGGACGGTTGGCTGGTCCTTCTGGAAggaagtaggggagagcggggagtgttcgccctatttttttctgaccagcctagcgatgtcaattttaaggttagggatgacctgattagcccatgtgaaagccctatgtcttagctatatacggccacaatcccagacctataggccttacaatagcaacaggatagagcaaacaaaaagttttgcaaagtggcgaacttgccccatattggggcaggttcgcccatatggtggggtaagttcaccctaatcacaaaaaaggtttaaacattgcataacaataacatattcaatgcaaacatttagcaagagtatttacagggcattcattctcttctggggagtcactaaatttgttgcaggggtctggtcagggtaaaatgtaggggtccaaagtgagcttaaacgtatcatgtttacaacttcggggagaaatggattaggacataaactgtggtatgagtaataccgatatcacataactttaaaaaaacatgtttttcagtagttttaccttgtttaatggtttaattatcaatattttgcatgatacgctgatggggcaggttcgccctccagtttggggtaagtccgcccggggaagatatagggcgaacatgccccatcctcaaaagggcgaacgagccccttgtgcacatttatgtattttcttcagggtatgcaaaacacaaatcgaataaggagattataactgcattaaatctttgacaaatcccatatgttcccaatacagatttccattaaaaccatctgtatttatgtatcaatgataatacaacattatgaatgcaagaaaaaattacgttttggtgtaatttttttgttttggctgcagttcgatgaacacgtccctatatgtcgcgtaactaatatgagaagtttataatgacctatgtcacctaattttgccatcaccaaattccctgatagcagtagtgctgagaaacaaggggtgggcgaacctgcccctagggcgaacactccccgctctcccctacagagAGATTTAAGTTCCTGATCAATGGTTCTATACAAAAGCTGAAGGCTCAAAAGGGAGAGCGTGGCTCAGTGGTTAGAATTGCTTCTGGTGCATGAGGCCTCGGTTCGATTCCCGTCAGTGAAAGTTTACTGGGATATTAAGAAAAATAAAGTCTGAATTTTATTGCCAACATCTGTTGATTAAATTCTGCCTTCCGCGAGGGTGTATTTAGAGTTGGGTATATTGAACCATGATATAATTCCGTCCTtcagaggggacgttaagccgtctgTCCCATGTATAGAAAGCCATACGGTACCTGAACATGTAGCTCGCAGTCAGTTGCGAGAAGATTGGCTTGGGCCAGTGATCAAAATGGCCATGGCCCCAAGCAGAAATGATCTTCATATGAGGCTTtgttgggttatccagggttgtcgaACAAACATATCAAAAGGGGAATGACTTTGCTTGTATATACTGGTCACTTTCATAACATTCAACGTAGCCTAAAGCACTTACCTTACTAAGAAATACACGAGGAATGCAATCCCGCACGTGATGATAGACAACGATTTGAACATAATACTCAGGATGTCGTGAATCTaatcatttcaacaacaaaaaacatagaAAGTTTGAACAAATAAAAGTAAATTGCTGTAATCCGGCCTGAGGGCACACTGTATAAATCTTGTAAGAAAGTGCGTGCGCCCCAAAACCCGGATGTGAACTTGGTAAATATGCTTACAATTTAAACATGGTTAGATAAACATAAATTAAATAATTGTGCACACTTGTCCTTGGTGTAAGATTTTTAAtttataaagaaagaaagaaagaaatgaagaagaaagaaagaaggaaataaataaatttatttaattttttacacatatccttggtgtaagatatttattttcattaaaagggtatttcgtgatctacagcttcatcccccacttttttcaaaaaaagtcgagatttttataccattggaaacctctggctacataatgtttatgtacccaaaatttcttagcaaagatatcgtgaaatttgaatttcgttctggtataccagaacgaaattacaacacattgtctatggagcagtgtatgtacataatcatgcataactcgcaatcgcaaaatcggaatcaactcgaattttgggaataagcttttttcgtggatatctactgaaaaatgtcataaaaagaggatgctacaatcacgaaatactcctttaagtaattaattaagttataaacaagtttttttaaaatattCGATTAATGTTGTATAACAGGTTGCGGGTTATAAATTCTAAATAAGATAAGTGCATACCTGTGAAAGGTCTTTTCCAAATTCACACGCTGTAAAGACAAAAACAACTAAGTTAACAATAACATATGATTATTATGGTAGGTTTTCGCCCCAAAACATGTGGTATTTAAAGTACATTGTTTAATGTTTCACGACTTGTATTTGTTTGCATTTCATTTTCCAATAAAAGTTAAGAAAATTCATGTCTCTCGACGGTATTGTCTTTATGTCCACAAATGTGACCCGCTTCTGACAAAACCAgcaacaagtcgcatttttgacatttcatgattttaataaaaatgtaagaACTAGACAATTAACTTTCAAATgataacaaaattatataaatagcatcaatacttttcaagatatggataatttttaaaatgataccttgatatttttgtcaaattgctattctgagtaatggaccAATTAGTTTTATTATGAAAGTCCACTTAGGtacaaataccatgaaattaagaattccaaaatttaattttttatgggaATATCATCTTTAAAAGCCtacaactcaaaaacatgtctggcgacttgttccgggtgtTGTTGTAgctggtcacaaatttggtcaaaCCAAATTTGCAATCTTGTGTGGAGGTAAGTTCTATTTTTCTTCAATTGTTTGATTATGTTTTAATCAAACAATTATAGGGAAATCACACACTGATTCCCTTAGTTATGTTGTTTATGGTGATGTCGGCTCACAATATTTATACGAGAAATGATTTATCCAAAGTGTCACATAAAAATCAACAGAAGTAAAATGTTCTTCTGATTTTAAgttcaattaatattaatatgaTACAGAAACTATATAAAACTTACAGTGTGGGTTTGTATCATTGTATAAGAAGACACTGCTTTCATATGCATGTGTTGTGTAATCTCCTTCGGATAAAACCAAACCAACTAAATAAAAGACAACCACTACCACGACTCTCATGACCTGCATAAATACAGTAAATATGAAAACGTTAAACAATACTTGAATACGGTATAACAATGATGTGAAATGCATAATATTATACAACATTTCAGTCATGTACGGGCCTTACGTACATATATAGTTTATATGTACATATTTCTTGATATAGCACGTATCCAACTTGATCAAAGcacacaaaaatgtattttagttaAGACATAAAACTTCAAATAAgacaaaaatatacacacaaaTTACATAGCCTAAAATGCAATAAGAAAATGTGAGTATTGAGAGTGCCATTGAAGCATATGATGCCGTGACATAATACTGTTCCAGAGTTATACAAAGACAAACTTTTGTCCCAAGTTACATAGTCcgataccttcctcgagtcaatTAAttccaattttgagattttctcaaaaactgtaaatgtttgcaggaatctgttattctagttggatttcttgcatcatttcctttctgaaattgtatactttcatatacttctcatcattacatttggcgatacaataataaaaaaacaatatctaaattactgactcgagaaaggtatagGCCCCTTCAGATTATAGTtaagatattgctatcttcggtagatagcaactaTACACGTTCCTCGTGattctactccctattccagaaaaatgcagaactaatttttgggattaaaaaaatattaccctggtttgccaaatgaaacatagctaaatcctaatcctttagttagtcctaactggcaataaaagtcaaattttaatatttggccaatttttggaaataagggccaaaaacatgtgttttagggtgtttttcatatgctgtgacaatcaagcccaaagacttgtaccaagactaatttcagtttatgcattctaaattttggaaaggacatgtttcattcttataatcaaccatttattaaagtaacacaaaataagtgaaaattagagtaaaatttcggcatattctcaagattttgaatgcttagacttgttccaagtctgtgatttttttgactcgattgtcagaaaacatacagaaaatgcatgtttttggctcttttttcaagaaattagtaaaaatagtgaactttttcttttatctccagttaggactaaatgaataattagaattgagttgtgtttcatttggcagaacttgataataattttttaatcccaaaatattagtgctgtatttttctggaatggtgaGTAAACCACATCAAAGATAATAAGGTAAGTATAAGATATAACCAATGCGAAATTAAGTAcagatatcatatttcattttaaTGAAGTAATCTAGCCTGTATTCCATCCTTATACTAAGCAGTCAATACAAACACTTCCAACTGCAATTGGAAATCCCGGGTTCAGCTAGACAAACTGCACCAACTAATCACGTGATTGCTCTTTGAACCTCTTATGCTTCTACTGAATGGTCTACATGGGTTTCTGTAGAGAAAATCTGTTGTAGCCTCCCTATCTGCCtcgtattgggttattccagaaattaatggcacccgtCCCCACCCCACTAAAGAAGACTTGTacatttttaccattcatttttaGGGAATTTCCCGACaacaattttatccaaaaaaatgggAACtcctattttggaaaaaaaaaaatgcttaacaAAATTGGGAATTCCAGGGTCCCTATAAAGAAAGTTG
Proteins encoded in this region:
- the LOC140149891 gene encoding corticotropin-releasing factor receptor 1-like; the encoded protein is MHLKVMRVVVVVVFYLVGLVLSEGDYTTHAYESSVFLYNDTNPHSCEFGKDLSQIHDILSIMFKSLSIITCGIAFLVYFLVRNIPEIMRESKRHWIHWNFMMSFILRDTVTLTYTAVITVYIKQQRLLTQPGIKLIYISTAYTQATNVFWMFTEGLYLLLGLILHLRLKQVSWMRLKLFLLGWGVPGLIVAVWAVQQLICNQGLLSFDDVAARIILSGPLYFLLFANLLIIIRVLYTLRGMIQMDLRQKDTVKTLAKRTLVLSILLGMYFLLPIIIHAVTDGYCGVTNAVLFINSLVSSLYGFLVALLYVLLNNEVMDYAIRHMPSWLQGPVTNLRLRTPSSTSTSSMKTKVTTVHTNNNKNSFSFNPSPNVSPRSPRHSAVSNAAKDGYSQVQMVYGTHLTPGDEVPSHQHDPNEKGVENYTETTFTFNSPHMQGDVV